The genomic window ACGGCCGCGCGACGGGAGAGTCCCGGTCAGTCATCCCACCACAGCGGAGAAAGGCGGCGCCATGTTGAGGTCAGTTCGGGCGGGCGAGCAACTGTGAGCGACCTCAGCGGAAAGACAGCCCTCATCACCGGGGGAAACTCGGGTATTGGACTGGCAGCCGCGCAACGGTTAGCCGCCGCAGGCGCCCACGTGGTCCTGACCGGCCGTAATCAGCAGACCATCGACGCCGCGGTGGCTTCGATCGGTGACCGAGCGACGGGCATCCGCGCTGACGTGGCCAACCCGGACGACTTGGCGGCCGTAGCCGAAGCCGTCAAGTCCCGCGGACAAGGCCTCGACGTGATCTTCGCCAATGCCGGCGGCGGTGAATTCGCGGCTTTGGGCGAGATTTCCGTCGAACACTTCACCTCCACGTTCATGACCAACGTGGGGGGAACGCTGTTCACCGTGCAAGCGATGCTGCCACTGCTCAATCGAGGCTCATCGATTGTGCTGACCGGTTCAACCGCGGCCTATAACGGCACCCCGGCATTCAGCGTCTACGCGGCGACCAAGGCTGCGATTCGCTCGTTCGGGCGGACGTGGGCCGCCGAGCTGGTCGGCCGCGAGATCCGCGTCAACACCATCGTCCCGGGACCGGTCGAGACGCCGGGACTTTTGGGTCTGGCACCGGCGGACCGAGAGCAGGAGCTCAGGGAGAGCCAAGCGGCCGCGGTCCCCATGGGACGTCTCGGCAGGCCCGAGGAGGTCGCTGCGGCGGTGCTGTTCCTCGCCTCCGACGAGAGCAGCTTCATGACTGGCAGCGAAATCTTCGTCGACGGCGGCGCCGAACAGATCTAGGCAGCCCTGCCTATCGACGCAACCGAATCTTCCACCTGACGAACGTCGCGTAGAACAACGACAGTGCGCCCAGCATCCCCATATCGATGAGCCAGCCCTTCGAGGTGTGCTCCCAGAACCGGTCTTGGGACACCAGCGTGCCGGGCACCAGGTGGCGCAAATCGACTGTCGACGCCGCCGCGGCGTAGCCCCACCGCGCTGGCATCGAAAACGACAGCTGGTCCAGCCCGAGCCGGCCTGTCACCGGCACCATCCCGCCGCACAACACCAGTTGCGCCATGACCGTCACCACGAACAGCGGCATGATCTGCTCGCTGGAGCGCACCAGCGAGGAAATCGCCAGACCCAGCACGGCGGAGGCGACGCACGTCGCGGCGACGGTGAAAAACAGTTCCACGGAGGCACTGGTCGTCGAGTGTCCCAGCAGCACCGCGCCCCGCGTCGGCGCGCTCTTACCGATCACCACGATGGCGGTGACAATCGCCGACTGCACAATGGCGAAGCCGCAGAACACCGCCGTTTTCGCCAGCAGATATGCCGTCGTGGACAGCCCGACCGCCTGCTCGCGCTGGAAGATGGCCCGTTCGCCGACCAGGTCACGGATCGTCAGCGCCGTTCCCATGAACGCCGCGGCCGGTAGCAGCAGCGCCAGGATCTGCGCAGCCTCGTCGGGCGTCCCGGCGTTCGGGCCGGGGGCGTGAAACCCGTTGCTGCCCGGCACTGTCAGGGAGAGCGAACCCAGGATGAACGGCAACACCGCGAGAAAGATGAAGTACGCACGGTCGGCAATCACCAGGCGAACCTGCCGTCGGGCCACCGTCGATATCTGGCGCCGCACGCTGGTGTGCACGGGTTCCCCGAGTTCGCCCGGCTCCTCGTCGTCGCGGGCCGGTGCGAGTTTCTGCGGTCGCTTCTCGGCCTCGGTCTGGGCCACGAACCGCCGGTTGGCCTCTTCGGGGTCCGCGCCGACTTTGGTGAAGATCTTCGCCCAGTTGGTGGTGCCCATCGCGTCGCCGATCTGGTCGGGCGAACCGCAGTAGGCGGTCTTGCCGCCCGGCGCCACCAACAGCAGCTGATCGCAGGTGTCGAGGTAGGACAGCATGTGCGTCACCACGATCACCACCCGACCGGCGTCGGCCAACTGGCGCAGCATCATCATGACCTGATAGTCCAGGGCCGGGTCGAGTCCTGATGTCGGCTCGTCGAGGATCAACAACGAAGGGCCGGTGAGTAATTCGAGCGCCACCGAAGCGCGTTTACGCTGCCCGCCGGACAATTTGTCGACGCGGGTGTCGGCGTGCTTGGTCAGGTCGAGTTCTCCGAGCACCCGCGCGACCACCTTGGCCCGGTCGGCCTTGCTGGTATCGGGCGGCAGTCGCAACTCGGCCGCGTAGCTTAACGCCTGGTTCACCGTCAACTGCCGGTGCACGACGTCGTCTTGGGGGACGATGCCGATCCTGCTGCGCAGCGACGCGTACTCCGCGTGGATGTCGTGGCCCTCGAAGCTGACCGACCCCGAGGTAGGGCGGGCGTACCCGGCAATCAGCCGGGCCAGGGTGCTCTTGCCCGCGCCCGAACCGCCGATGACGGCGGTCAGGGTGCCGGGCCGTGCAGTCAGCGAGATGTTGTCGAGCAGTTGTTTGCCGTTGTCGACGACGTACTTGACGTTGCGCACCTCCAAGCCGCCGGTGCGGGTCGCAGATTCACTGCGCGGCACCAACGTTCCCTTGCTGAAGACCAAGTCGACGTTGCCGATGGTGACCACGTCGCCGTCGCTCAAGATGGCCGAGCCCACCCGGGTGCCGTTGACGAACGTCCCGTTGATGCTGCGGTCCTGGATCTCGGTGCCCAACGGCGTCGTCTGCAGCGTCGCGTGCTGGCGGGAGGCCAACACGTCGGAGACGACGATGTCGTTGTCCGCAGCGCGACCGATGGTGGCCGAACCGGTCGTCTTGGTCGGCCCGGCGGACCGTTGGGTGAGGATCTTCACAAATCTGGTCGCCAGATTGGAGACATCGGCCGACTTGGCGTCGACCAGGGTGAACTCGGCCGGCGGTGTCTCGATGTTGACCGAGGTCGCTTCTTCCGGCGGCATCACTCGTGCTGCGGGTGCGGGTGGCCGTTGCGGGCGCCGCGGGGGCGGCGGCGGGGGCGGTTTGGGCCGACCGGGCGGGGGACCACCGTGCGGGCGCTGCGGCGGTGCCGGTGGCGGTGGGGGTGGCGGCGTCACCGACCAAGCCAGCGTCGGCGGTCCGCTGTCGTGCATGGATCTGGCCTTGACCGCGTGCGGTGGCCGGCTCGCTTGTCCGCGTTGAGGTCCGATCTGGAAGGTCAGCCGCGGACCGGCGGGGTTGCCGACGTGGATGCTTTGCCCGTCGTGGATGTCGACGACGGGCATGCGGTAGCCGTTGACGTAGGTCCCGTTCAGGGAGCCGTTGTCAATGGCCAGCCAGCGGCCCTGGTCGAAGCGAAGTATCAAGTGGGCGCGAGAGATGCGCGGATCTGGGATACGCAGGTCGGCGTGCAGGTCACGTCCGATGACCACCTCGTAACCGGCCTCAAAGGAGACTTGGGACCCGTTATGTCGGATGGTCAGCGCAGGCGGGGCTGGTCGACTCACGACAACTAGTATCGGTGGAGTTTCTGAGTGTGCTCTGTGTGACGCACCTGTGACGCCGCTTTGTTTCGGTTCGGCCACTCATAGCTGCTACACAGCCTATGCCGAACCACAACTGGCGATCTTGCGGCATGATTTCAGGTTGGGGAATGTCTGTAGGGCCGAGCAGACAACTCGAGAACTCGGCGTACTCAGACGGAAGGGCCGCGCCGGTCAGGTTGACCAGGCCGGCGGAACGCTCAAGTGCACCGCAACCACATAGCCGCGACTGGCTGGCAGCGTGAAGGGAGGGGAGCGGCAGATGGACGATCAATCCGGCGGTACCCGGCGTCTCAACTCAGGCCGGCGGTTGTTGAGCAACCCAGGTCTGGCGCGAGCGGCGCTGCGAGCGGGCTTTCAGTCACTGCCGTCGGCCACCGTCGCGCACTTCCTGCGCCGCGTCCCGCCGGTGAACTCGACGCCCAATGCCGAAGTTCCGCCCGTCCCGGCCAGCCCCGCGAAGCCTGAGCGGGAAGGCAGTACGCCGCGCCTGGAGATGGATCGGGGCGCGTGCATCGCCGGATACACGATCCTGCGGCGGCTGGGCGCCGGCGGCATGGCCGAGGTCTATCTGGCATTGCATCCCCGGTTGCCACGCCGCGACGTCATCAAGGTTCTGGCCGAGGCGATTACGGCCGACAGCGAATTCCGGGAGCGGTTCAACCGGGAAGCCGACTTGGCCGCGACGCTGTGGCACCCGCACATCGTCGGCGTTCACGATCGCGGTGAATTCAACGGTCAGCTCTGGATTTCCATGGATTACGTGGAGGGCACCGACGCCTCCCGACTGGTCAAAGAGCGCTACCCCGACGGCATGCCGACCGATGAGGTGTGCGCGATCCTGACCGCGGTGGCCGGTGCGCTCGACTACGCCCACGACCGCGGACTGCTGCACCGCGATGTCAAGCCCGCCAACATCCTGCTCACCCATGTCGACGACGACGATCGTCGAATCCTGTTGGCGGATTTCGGCGTAGCGCGGCACCTCGGGGACATCAGCGGCATCACCCAGACCAACGTCGCGGTGGGCACCGTCGCCTACGCGGCGCCTGAACAGCTGGCGGGTGGCAATATCGACGGCCGCGCCGATCAATACGCGTTGGCGGCCACCGCTTTTCACCTGCTGACCGGGGCGCCGCCGTTTCAGCATCCCAATCCGATCGCGGTGATCAGCCAGCACCTGCACGACGACCCGCCCCGGCTCAGCGAATACCGCCCGGAACTGGCGCACCTCGACGACATCTTCTTCCGGGCGCTGGCGAAGAACCCCGAGGACAGGTTCGAGCGGTGTCGGGCGTTTTCGGCCGCGGTCCGCGAACAGCTGGCCAGCGTGGCCGAGGACGCGGTCGACACCGAGCATGAAATCCAGGAGCCGGCTGGCAAACGCCGCATCCTGGGGGGGCTGCACCAGAAGTTCTCGGCGCGCACCCGGGTGGCCGCCGCGCTGGTCTGTGCGGTGCTGATCGCGGTGGCCGCGACCTGGTCGACCCTCTACACCATTCAGACCGATCCGACGCAACCCAAACCGGCGCTGGCCGCCCGACCCGGAGATCCCGCGGCGAACCCGGCCACACCCGTTGCCGGACCGCCCGCGCGCGTCCTCGACGGCACCTACCGGTTGAACTACGACCGGTCCAAGCGCACAACGAACGGCGTGCCAGTCCGGCACGACGGCGCCGACACCAATTGGTGGGCGTTCCACTCGGTGTGCACCGCCAACGGGTGCGCGGCCAGCGGTGTCCAGCTCGACGACACCAATCACCAAGTCGTGAGCACCGCCGACGGTGGTCAGACCAACGCGCTGCGCTTCATCGCGGGGTACTGGCAGGGCACTCCGCAGCAGGCGCGGGTGGGCTGCAAACAGCCGAACGGGCCGGTGCGGGCGACTCAGCAGGAAACGGTCGCGTGGTCGCTGGCGCCGCAGTCCGACGGCACGCTGCGCGGCGTCGAGACCGAGACCGTGGTGAGCAACGAATGTGGTGCCCAGGGCGCGGTGTTGCGGGTGCCCGTGGTCGCCACCCGGGTCGGTGACGTGCCGCCGGGCATCAAGTTGGCCGATCCAGCGCAAACGCTGAGCGCGCCCACCTCGCCGGCCCGCAAGCCGTCACCGCCGGTCCTCGGCGGGGTGTGCAGCGACGCGGACAAGCTGGGCTACGACCAGACCAGCAACGAGCAGGTGGTTTGCGAAGGCAACACCTGGGACAAGGCGCCGATCACCACCGGCGTGCACGCTGCGGGCTCGTCGTGCGACCGGCCCGACATCCCGGTGTTCGCCATGTCCGCGTCCAACGACGGCTACCTGCTCGAATGTGACCCGGTCACCCGGATGTGGAACCGCCACCACTAGGCAGTCCGCCGGCCCGCGAGCGTGCGTGTCTGTTCAGTAACACGCCGGTGGGAGCGGCATTCTGCGCACGCTCGCGCGCGGAACAAAGGTTGTCGGTACCTGGTTCTACCCTGGTGCTATGGCCTTCGCCACCGAACACCCAGTAGTCGCGCACTCGGAATACCGCGCGGTCGAGGCGGCCGTACGCACCGGCCGCCCGTTCGAGGTGGTCAGCCCGCACGCACCGGCCGGCGACCAGCCCGCCGCCATCGACGAGCTGGAACGACGCATCCGCGCGGGGGAGCGCGACGTCGTGCTGCTGGGCGCTACCGGCACCGGGAAGTCGGCGACCACCGCCTGGCTGATCGAACGGCTGCAACGGCCCACCCTGGTCATGGCGCCCAACAAGACGCTGGCCGCTCAGCTGGCGAACGAACTGCGCGAGATGTTGCCGTACAACGCGGTCGAGTACTTCGTGTCGTACTACGACTACTACCAACCCGAGGCATACATCGCCCAGACCGACACCTACATCGAAAAGGACAGCTCGATCAACGACGACGTCGAGCGGCTGCGGCACTCGGCGACCTCGTCACTGCTGTCGCGTCGCGACGTGGTGGTGGTGGCCTCGGTGTCCTGCATCTACGGCCTGGGTACGCCGCAGTCCTACTTGGACCGGTCGGTCGAGCTGCAGGTCGGCATGGAGGTACCGCGCGACGGGTTGTTGCGGCTGCTGGTCGACGTGCAGTACACCCGCAACGACCTGTCGTTCACCCGCGGATCGTTTCGGGTGCGCGGGGACACCGTGGAGATCATCCCCTCCTACGAGGAGCTGGCGATCCGGATCGAGTTCTTCGGCGACGAGATCGAGGCCCTGTACTACCTGCACCCGCTGACCGGCGAGGTGATTCGCCAGGTCGAGTCGCTGCGGATCTTTCCCGCCACTCACTACGTGGCCGGGCCGGAGCGGATGGCGCAGGCGATCTCCTCCATCGAGCAGGAACTCGCCGAGCGGTTGGCCGAATTGGAGTCGCAGGGCAAGCTGCTGGAGGCCCAACGGCTGCGCATGCGCACCAACTACGACATCGAGATGATGCGCCAGGTCGGGTTCTGCTCGGGCATCGAGAACTACTCGCGCCACATCGACGGTCGCGGGCCGGGATCGCCGCCGGCGACACTGCTGGACTACTTTCCGGAAGATTTCCTGCTCGTCATCGACGAGTCGCATGTCACCGTGCCGCAGATCGGCGGCATGTACGAGGGCGACATGTCGCGCAAGCGCAACCTCGTCGAATACGGATTCCGATTGCCCTCGGCGGTGGACAACCGGCCGCTGACGTGGGAGGAGTTCGCCGACCGGATCGGGCAGACGGTGTATCTGTCGGCGACTCCCGGCCCGTACGAGCTGAGCCAGTCTGCCGGTGAGTTCGTCGAGCAGGTGATTCGCCCGACCGGTCTGGTCGATCCGAAGGTGGTGGTCAAGCCGACCAAGGGCCAGATCGACGACTTGATCGGCGAGATTTGCAAACGCACCGACGCCGACGAGCGGGTGCTGGTCACCACGTTGACCAAGAAAATGGCCGAGGACCTCACCGATTACCTGCTCGAGATGGGTATCCGGGTGCGCTACCTGCATTCCGAGGTCGACACACTGCGGCGGGTGGAGCTACTGCGGCAGCTGCGGTTGGGCGACTACGACGTGCTGGTCGGCATCAACCTGCTGCGAGAGGGACTGGACCTGCCCGAAGTGTCGCTGGTGGCCATCCTCGACGCCGACAAGGAAGGGTTCCTGCGCTCCACCCGCAGCCTGATCCAGACCATCGGCCGTGCCGCCCGCAACGTCTCGGGTGAAGTGCATATGTACGCCGACAAGATCACCGACTCGATGAAAGAGGCCATCGACGAGACCGAGCGCCGCCGCGCCAAGCAGATCGCCTACAACGAAGCGCACGGCATCGACCCGCAGCCGCTGCGCAAGAAGATCGCCGACATCCTCGATCAGGTGTATCGAGAGGCCGACGACACCGACGTCGAGATCGGCGGGTCCGGACGCAACGCCTCCCGCGGCCGACGGGCCCCCGGTGAAGCCGGTCGGGCGGTCAGCGCCGGGGTGTTCGAGGGACGCGACACCACCAGCATGCCGCGCGCGGAGCTGGCCGACCTGATCAAAGATCTCACCGAGCAGATGATGGCCGCCGCGCGCGACTTGCAATTCGAGTTGGCGGCGCGGTTCCGCGACGAAATCGCCGATCTGAAAAAGGAATTGCGCGGG from Mycobacterium kubicae includes these protein-coding regions:
- a CDS encoding SDR family oxidoreductase, whose product is MSDLSGKTALITGGNSGIGLAAAQRLAAAGAHVVLTGRNQQTIDAAVASIGDRATGIRADVANPDDLAAVAEAVKSRGQGLDVIFANAGGGEFAALGEISVEHFTSTFMTNVGGTLFTVQAMLPLLNRGSSIVLTGSTAAYNGTPAFSVYAATKAAIRSFGRTWAAELVGREIRVNTIVPGPVETPGLLGLAPADREQELRESQAAAVPMGRLGRPEEVAAAVLFLASDESSFMTGSEIFVDGGAEQI
- a CDS encoding FHA domain-containing protein; this encodes MSRPAPPALTIRHNGSQVSFEAGYEVVIGRDLHADLRIPDPRISRAHLILRFDQGRWLAIDNGSLNGTYVNGYRMPVVDIHDGQSIHVGNPAGPRLTFQIGPQRGQASRPPHAVKARSMHDSGPPTLAWSVTPPPPPPPAPPQRPHGGPPPGRPKPPPPPPPRRPQRPPAPAARVMPPEEATSVNIETPPAEFTLVDAKSADVSNLATRFVKILTQRSAGPTKTTGSATIGRAADNDIVVSDVLASRQHATLQTTPLGTEIQDRSINGTFVNGTRVGSAILSDGDVVTIGNVDLVFSKGTLVPRSESATRTGGLEVRNVKYVVDNGKQLLDNISLTARPGTLTAVIGGSGAGKSTLARLIAGYARPTSGSVSFEGHDIHAEYASLRSRIGIVPQDDVVHRQLTVNQALSYAAELRLPPDTSKADRAKVVARVLGELDLTKHADTRVDKLSGGQRKRASVALELLTGPSLLILDEPTSGLDPALDYQVMMMLRQLADAGRVVIVVTHMLSYLDTCDQLLLVAPGGKTAYCGSPDQIGDAMGTTNWAKIFTKVGADPEEANRRFVAQTEAEKRPQKLAPARDDEEPGELGEPVHTSVRRQISTVARRQVRLVIADRAYFIFLAVLPFILGSLSLTVPGSNGFHAPGPNAGTPDEAAQILALLLPAAAFMGTALTIRDLVGERAIFQREQAVGLSTTAYLLAKTAVFCGFAIVQSAIVTAIVVIGKSAPTRGAVLLGHSTTSASVELFFTVAATCVASAVLGLAISSLVRSSEQIMPLFVVTVMAQLVLCGGMVPVTGRLGLDQLSFSMPARWGYAAAASTVDLRHLVPGTLVSQDRFWEHTSKGWLIDMGMLGALSLFYATFVRWKIRLRR
- a CDS encoding serine/threonine-protein kinase; translated protein: MDDQSGGTRRLNSGRRLLSNPGLARAALRAGFQSLPSATVAHFLRRVPPVNSTPNAEVPPVPASPAKPEREGSTPRLEMDRGACIAGYTILRRLGAGGMAEVYLALHPRLPRRDVIKVLAEAITADSEFRERFNREADLAATLWHPHIVGVHDRGEFNGQLWISMDYVEGTDASRLVKERYPDGMPTDEVCAILTAVAGALDYAHDRGLLHRDVKPANILLTHVDDDDRRILLADFGVARHLGDISGITQTNVAVGTVAYAAPEQLAGGNIDGRADQYALAATAFHLLTGAPPFQHPNPIAVISQHLHDDPPRLSEYRPELAHLDDIFFRALAKNPEDRFERCRAFSAAVREQLASVAEDAVDTEHEIQEPAGKRRILGGLHQKFSARTRVAAALVCAVLIAVAATWSTLYTIQTDPTQPKPALAARPGDPAANPATPVAGPPARVLDGTYRLNYDRSKRTTNGVPVRHDGADTNWWAFHSVCTANGCAASGVQLDDTNHQVVSTADGGQTNALRFIAGYWQGTPQQARVGCKQPNGPVRATQQETVAWSLAPQSDGTLRGVETETVVSNECGAQGAVLRVPVVATRVGDVPPGIKLADPAQTLSAPTSPARKPSPPVLGGVCSDADKLGYDQTSNEQVVCEGNTWDKAPITTGVHAAGSSCDRPDIPVFAMSASNDGYLLECDPVTRMWNRHH
- the uvrB gene encoding excinuclease ABC subunit UvrB, which gives rise to MAFATEHPVVAHSEYRAVEAAVRTGRPFEVVSPHAPAGDQPAAIDELERRIRAGERDVVLLGATGTGKSATTAWLIERLQRPTLVMAPNKTLAAQLANELREMLPYNAVEYFVSYYDYYQPEAYIAQTDTYIEKDSSINDDVERLRHSATSSLLSRRDVVVVASVSCIYGLGTPQSYLDRSVELQVGMEVPRDGLLRLLVDVQYTRNDLSFTRGSFRVRGDTVEIIPSYEELAIRIEFFGDEIEALYYLHPLTGEVIRQVESLRIFPATHYVAGPERMAQAISSIEQELAERLAELESQGKLLEAQRLRMRTNYDIEMMRQVGFCSGIENYSRHIDGRGPGSPPATLLDYFPEDFLLVIDESHVTVPQIGGMYEGDMSRKRNLVEYGFRLPSAVDNRPLTWEEFADRIGQTVYLSATPGPYELSQSAGEFVEQVIRPTGLVDPKVVVKPTKGQIDDLIGEICKRTDADERVLVTTLTKKMAEDLTDYLLEMGIRVRYLHSEVDTLRRVELLRQLRLGDYDVLVGINLLREGLDLPEVSLVAILDADKEGFLRSTRSLIQTIGRAARNVSGEVHMYADKITDSMKEAIDETERRRAKQIAYNEAHGIDPQPLRKKIADILDQVYREADDTDVEIGGSGRNASRGRRAPGEAGRAVSAGVFEGRDTTSMPRAELADLIKDLTEQMMAAARDLQFELAARFRDEIADLKKELRGMDAAGLK